A genome region from Carya illinoinensis cultivar Pawnee chromosome 2, C.illinoinensisPawnee_v1, whole genome shotgun sequence includes the following:
- the LOC122300831 gene encoding chaperonin CPN60-2, mitochondrial-like, whose translation MYRFSTNLASKVRVARSGSQQIGSRLSWSRNYAAKDIRFGVEARAFMLKGVEELADAVKVTMGPKGRNVVIEQSWGAPKVTKDGVTVAKSIEFKDKVMNTGASLVKQVANATNDEAGDGTTCATVLTRAIFSEGCKSVAAGMNAMDLRRGISMAVDAVVTHLKSSARMISTSEEIAQVGTISANGEREIGELIARAMERVGKEGVITIQDGKTLHNELEVVEGMKLDRGYISPYFITNQKNQMCELEDPLVLIYEKKISSLNAVVKLLELALKRQRPLLIVAEDVESEALATLILNKLRAGIKVCAIKAPGFGENRKACLQDLAILTGGQLITEELGLNLEKVDFDMLGSCKKATISKDDTVVLDGAGDKKAIEERCEQIRSAIENSTSDYDKEKLQERLAKLSGGVAVLKIGGASEAEVSEKKDRVTDALNATKAAVEEGIVPGGGVALLYASKELEKLETANFDQKIGVQIIQNALKTPVYTIASNAGVEGAVVVGKLLEESDPNRGYDAAKGEYVDMVQSGIIDPVKVIRTALVDAASVSSLMTTTEAVVTEIPKDDKEAPAMGGGMGGMDY comes from the exons ATGTACCGCTTCTCCACAAACCTCGCCTCGAAAGTTCG GGTTGCTAGGAGCGGCAGCCAGCAG ATTGGTAGTAGATTGAGTTGGAGCAGGAACTATGCGGCCAAAGACATTAGATTTGGGGTGGAGGCCCGGGCTTTTATGCTTAAGGGTGTCGAAGAGCTCGCCGATGCCGTCAAAGTCACAATGGGTCCTAAG GGGCGTAATGTGGTAATTGAACAAAGTTGGGGTGCCCCAAAAGTGACAAAAGATGGCGTAACTGTCGCAAAGAGCATTGAATTCAAGGACAAAGTCATGAATACTGGTGCCAGTCTTGTGAAACAGGTTGCAAATGCCACCAACGATGAAGCGGGGGATG GGACCACCTGTGCTACGGTCCTTACACGAGCAATATTTAGCGAAGGGTGCAAGTCAGTTGCTGCTGGGATGAACGCAATGGACCTAAGACGGGGTATTTCCATGGCAGTCGATGCAGTTGTTACACATTTGAAAAGCAGTGCACGAATGATTAGCACATCTGAAGAAATAGCACAG GTTGGGACAATATCTgcaaatggagagagagaaattggTGAGTTGATTGCAAGGGCTATGGAGAGAGTTGGGAAAGAGGGAGTAATCACAATTCAA GATGGGAAAACATTGCATAATGAGTTGGAAGTTGTTGAGGGCATGAAGCTAGATAGGGGTTACATATCCCCTTATTTCATTACTAACCAGAAAAACCAGATGTGT GAATTGGAAGATCCTCTCGTTCTgatttatgaaaagaaaatctcaAGTTTAAATGCTGTTGTTAAATTATTAGAGCTGGCTTTGAAG AGACAAAGGCCTTTACTAATTGTAGCTGAGGATGTGGAAAGTGAAGCTTTGGCAACTCTTATTCTGAATAAACTTCGTGCTGGAATCAAG GTTTGTGCCATCAAAGCCCCTGGTTTTGGTGAAAATAGGAAAGCCTGTTTGCAGGATCTTGCCATTCTTACAGGAGGACAA CTTATCACCGAGGAGCTTGGCTTAAATCTTGAAAAAGTGGATTTTGATATGCTTGGAAGTTGCAAAAAG GCTACAATATCAAAAGATGACACTGTTGTTCTTGATGGTGCTGGGGACAAGAAGGCCATTGAGGAAAGATGTGAACAG ATACGGTCAGCAATTGAAAATAGCACATCTGATTATGACAAAGAGAAATTACAAGAGAGATTGGCCAAGCTTTCTGGTGGTGTTGCTGTGTTGAAG ATTGGAGGAGCCAGTGAAGCTGAAGTTAGTGAGAAGAAAGATAGAGTGACGGATGCCTTAAATGCCACAAAGGCAGCTGTAGAGGAGGGTATAGTACCAG GTGGTGGTGTTGCTCTTCTTTATGCATCAAAAGAGTTGGAAAAGCTGGAAACTGCCAACTTTGATCAGAAGATTGGTGTTCAGATTATTCAGAATGCTCTCAAG ACACCCGTGTACACGATTGCTTCTAATGCTGGAGTTGAGGGGGCTGTTGTTGTCGGTAAGCTATTGGAAGAAAGTGACCCAAATAGAGGATATGATGCAGCCAAAG GTGAATACGTTGATATGGTCCAATCTGGAATAATTGACCCAGTGAAAGTAATTAGGACTGCTTTGGTCGATGCTGCAAG CGTGTCATCTTTGATGACAACAACTGAAGCTGTTGTGACTGAAATTCCAAAGGATGATAAAGAGGCTCCGGCAATGGGTGGCGGCATGGGTGGCATGGATTATTGA
- the LOC122300835 gene encoding NADH dehydrogenase [ubiquinone] 1 alpha subcomplex subunit 13-A, whose product MTEAVIRNKPGMASVKDMPILQDGPPPGGFPPVRYARRIPNKGPSAVAIFLAAFGAFSWGMYQVGKGNKIRRALKEEKYASRRAILPVLQAEEDERFVKEWKKYLEYEAEVMKDVPGWKVGENVYNSGKWVPPATGELRPDVW is encoded by the exons ATGACGGAGGCAGTGATAAGGAATAAGCCAGGGATGGCGAGCGTGAAGGACATGCCAATCCTCCAAGACGGGCCGCCTCCGGGTGGGTTCCCGCCGGTCCGATACGCTCGTAGAATTCCCAACAAGGGTCCCAGCGCCGTGGCCATCTTCCTCGCCGCGTTCGGCGCTTTCTCCTGGGGCATGTACCAGGTCGGCAAGGGCAACAAGATCCGAAG GGCACTTAAGGAAGAAAAATATGCTTCCCGGAGAGCAATATTGCCTGTTCTTCAAGCTGAAGAAGACGAAAG ATTTGTCAAAGAGTGGAAGAAGTATCTTGAATATGAGGCTGAAGTGATGAAGGACGTGCCTGGTTGGAAAGTTGGTGAAAATGTCTACAACTCGGGGAAATGGGTGCCTCCAGCGACTGGTGAACTCCGACCTGATGTCTGGTGA
- the LOC122300833 gene encoding uncharacterized protein LOC122300833 isoform X1 — MEMESKSSPNSHATLLIHGTLHMAELREKQRNAPESPQNYDIVWEEMESHRTKRKRRKRKRVIVEDFEEKKREERVLRRDPLEVFGTDMMSMILSNLDARSVALSLLVSRGWHGVASSDRIWGPKLEELWVGKAHIPRLSQIRGLSKLTAYSLAVRDGKRNRIRKDDLCDHVWEFHFNKGAPEYWRNLDPYWKGTGLPMRRYFHPDGSQSADPDDMVWGGHECCYLTVTSIVGEDKIREHYVRINRWPRMSVSRKQDWSWELSNCLYSYSSIPDADREGGTGPLYGLV; from the exons ATGGAAATGGAATCCAAAAGCTCCCCGAATTCTCACGCCACGCTCCTGATTCACGGTACATTGCATATG GCCGAACTGCGGGAAAAGCAAAGGAACGCACCGGAATCCCCTCAGAATTACGACATCGTGTGGGAGGAAATGGAGAGTCATAGGACGAAGAGAAAGAGGAGGAAGCGAAAGAGAGTAATTGTCGAAGAttttgaagaaaagaagagagaagaacgGGTTCTGCGAAGGGACCCACTAGAGGTGTTCGGTACGGACATGATGTCGATGATACTGAGTAACCTCGACGCACGCAGCGTGGCACTGTCTCTCCTCGTCTCCCGTGGCTGGCACGGCGTCGCTTCCAGTGATCGCATATGGGGCCCCAAG TTGGAGGAACTGTGGGTTGGGAAAGCACACATACCTCGCCTGTCACAAATCCGGGGATTATCCAAACTGACCGCTTATTCATTAGCTGTCAGGGATGGCAAGcgt AACCGTATCAGGAAGGATGATTTGTGTGATCATGTTTGGGAGTTTCATTTTAACAAG GGGGCACCTGAATATTGGCGGAATCTTGATCCTTATTGGAAGGGCACTGGCCTTCCCATGCGCCGCTACTTCCATCCAGACGGGAGCCAAAGCGCAGATCCTGATGATATGGTATGGGGCGGTCATGAGTGCTGCTACTTGACTGTCACCAGCATTGTTGGCGAAGACAAAATCAGGGAACACTATGTGAGGATAAACCGATGGCCTCGAATGTCTGTGTCTAGGAAGCAGGACTGGAGCTGGGAATTATCAAACTGCCTTTATTCCTACTCCAGCATCCCCGATGCTGATAGGGAAGGTGGTACTGGGCCGCTATATGGACTTGTGTAG
- the LOC122300833 gene encoding uncharacterized protein LOC122300833 isoform X2 has translation MESHRTKRKRRKRKRVIVEDFEEKKREERVLRRDPLEVFGTDMMSMILSNLDARSVALSLLVSRGWHGVASSDRIWGPKLEELWVGKAHIPRLSQIRGLSKLTAYSLAVRDGKRNRIRKDDLCDHVWEFHFNKGAPEYWRNLDPYWKGTGLPMRRYFHPDGSQSADPDDMVWGGHECCYLTVTSIVGEDKIREHYVRINRWPRMSVSRKQDWSWELSNCLYSYSSIPDADREGGTGPLYGLV, from the exons ATGGAGAGTCATAGGACGAAGAGAAAGAGGAGGAAGCGAAAGAGAGTAATTGTCGAAGAttttgaagaaaagaagagagaagaacgGGTTCTGCGAAGGGACCCACTAGAGGTGTTCGGTACGGACATGATGTCGATGATACTGAGTAACCTCGACGCACGCAGCGTGGCACTGTCTCTCCTCGTCTCCCGTGGCTGGCACGGCGTCGCTTCCAGTGATCGCATATGGGGCCCCAAG TTGGAGGAACTGTGGGTTGGGAAAGCACACATACCTCGCCTGTCACAAATCCGGGGATTATCCAAACTGACCGCTTATTCATTAGCTGTCAGGGATGGCAAGcgt AACCGTATCAGGAAGGATGATTTGTGTGATCATGTTTGGGAGTTTCATTTTAACAAG GGGGCACCTGAATATTGGCGGAATCTTGATCCTTATTGGAAGGGCACTGGCCTTCCCATGCGCCGCTACTTCCATCCAGACGGGAGCCAAAGCGCAGATCCTGATGATATGGTATGGGGCGGTCATGAGTGCTGCTACTTGACTGTCACCAGCATTGTTGGCGAAGACAAAATCAGGGAACACTATGTGAGGATAAACCGATGGCCTCGAATGTCTGTGTCTAGGAAGCAGGACTGGAGCTGGGAATTATCAAACTGCCTTTATTCCTACTCCAGCATCCCCGATGCTGATAGGGAAGGTGGTACTGGGCCGCTATATGGACTTGTGTAG
- the LOC122295183 gene encoding pollen receptor-like kinase 4: protein MLTGARWATLMRAPSPHALLIFAFAHVVILLSFTAMKSFGASDTEILMKFKESLGNAKTLDNWDPNVSPCEGNRGRWVGVICFNGNIRGLQLENEGLTGTIDVDSLVSLRHLRTLSFMNNTLAGPMPNIKKLSALKSMYLSYNHFSGEIPDDAFEGMSYLKKVFLSHNGFTGRIPSSLTALPRLMVLTLDENKFEGQIPNFEQKNLKKFNVSNNNLEGPIPVSLSIMDSNCFSGNQYLCGPPLELCKNPRTKLPVSRFALIVVLAGLLIAVIIGVLFFIFYMKMQSSPLIERTSTSLKDQNKLNVASYRHQEVLVLEGRKPESSSTTGNTRKVEHATKLSFVRDDRERFDLHDLLRASAEILGSATYGSSYKARIMGGQSLVVKRCKQMNSVGREEFQEHMRRLGNLSHPNLLPLVAYYYRKEEKLLVSDFVENGSLAGALHGNHSEDKPALDWLTRLRIIKGVARGLAYLYDAIPTLVLPNGHLKSSNVLLDRSFNPVMTDYALAPVISLDLAQQTMIAYKSPEYAKHGRITKKTDVWSFGILILEILTGRFPENYIMQAHDRNADLAGWVNAMIKEKKTNEVFDSDMGGLKNSKSELLKLLKIGLNCCEEDEERRLDMKEAVERIEQLEGESAGAYASSVAINGGDVYSLGV from the exons ATGCTAACGGGTGCGCGCTGGGCTACGCTTATGCGCGCACCAAGCCCTCATGCATTATTAATCTTCGCCTTCGCTCATGTCGTGATATTGCTATCCTTTACGGCCATGAAATCTTTTGGTGCATCAGACACGGAGATCCTCATGAAGTTCAAGGAGTCGTTAGGGAATGCGAAAACTCTCGACAACTGGGATCCTAATGTCAGCCCTTGTGAAGGAAACAGGGGACGTTGGGTGGGTGTAATTTGTTTTAATGGGAATATACGAGGTTTGCAGCTCGAAAACGAGGGATTGACGGGTACGATAGACGTGGATTCTCTTGTTTCTTTGCGTCACTTGAGGACGTTGAGCTTCATGAACAATACACTTGCGGGTCCAATGCCTAATATCAAGAAACTCAGTGCATTGAAATCTATGTATTTGTCGTATAACCATTTCTCTGGGGAGATTCCGGATGATGCCTTTGAGGGTATGAGTTacttgaagaaagtgtttttgtCTCATAATGGGTTTACGGGTAGAATTCCTTCATCCCTTACTGCCTTGCCTAGGCTTATGGTGCTGACACTTGATGAAAACAAATTTGAAGGCCAAATACCCAATTTTGAAcagaagaatttgaagaagtttaaTGTCTCTAACAATAATTTGGAGGGTCCAATCCCTGTCAGCTTAAGCATAATGGACTCGAATTGTTTTTCAG GTAACCAATATCTTTGCGGGCCTCCTTTGGAATTATGCAAAAACCCGCGCACAAAGCTACCAGTTTCAAGATTTGCCCTTATTGTGGTCCTCGCAGGGCTCCTTATAGCAGTGATTATTGGAGTACTTTTCTTCATATTCTACATGAAAATGCAATCATCACCTTTAATAGAGCGAACATCAACGTCGTTGAAAGACCAAAACAAGCTTAACGTTGCTTCCTATCGACACCAAGAAGTACTAGTACTGGAAGGAAGAAAGCCAGAGAGCAGTAGTACTACTGGGAATACGAGGAAAGTCGAGCATGCGACGAAGTTGTCGTTTGTTAGGGATGACAGAGAGAGGTTCGATTTGCATGACTTGCTCAGAGCCTCGGCTGAAATTTTGGGTAGTGCAACATACGGATCTTCATATAAGGCAAGGATAATGGGCGGGCAATCCTTGGTGGTAAAGAGGTGCAAGCAAATGAACAGTGTGGGAAGGGAAGAGTTTCAAGAGCACATGAGAAGGCTGGGAAACTTGAGTCATCCAAACTTGCTGCCTCTTGTGGCATATTATTATAGGAAAGAGGAGAAGCTGTTAGTTTCAGACTTTGTTGAGAACGGTAGCTTAGCTGGTGCCCTTCATG GCAATCATAGTGAAGACAAGCCTGCACTTGACTGGCTGACTCGTTTGAGAATAATCAAAGGCGTAGCCAGGGGTTTGGCTTACCTATATGATGCAATCCCAACCCTAGTCTTACCCAATGGACATCTGAAATCCTCGAACGTGCTTCTAGACAGATCCTTCAATCCTGTAATGACTGATTATGCTCTAGCCCCAGTGATCAGCCTAGATCTTGCCCAACAAACGATGATAGCTTACAAATCACCTGAATACGCGAAACATGGCCGCATAACAAAGAAGACCGACGTATGGAGCTTTGGGATACTAATCCTGGAGATTTTAACGGGAAGATTTCCAGAGAACTATATCATGCAAGCTCATGATCGTAATGCAGATTTGGCTGGTTGGGTCAACGCAATGATCAAGGAAAAGAAGACAAATGAAGTGTTTGATTCAGACATGGGGGGATTGAAGAACAGTAAGAGTGAACTTCTAAAGCTTTTGAAGATTGGATTGAATTGTTGCGAGGAGGATGAGGAGAGAAGGTTGGATATGAAGGAGGCTGTGGAGAGGATTGAACAGTTGGAGGGAGAAAGCGCAGGAGCATATGCTTCAAGTGTTGCCATTAATGGTGGGGATGTATACAGCTTGGGTGTGTAA